The proteins below are encoded in one region of Haloarcula marismortui ATCC 43049:
- a CDS encoding sensor domain-containing protein, producing the protein MLVPASLPSLRSIVVTPLQPRTYLHLLYLGLAFPFGIAYFVILVTGFSIAVPLTVLIIGIPLFIMTLLIVRGLGAVERLLANLLLGTDIAAPTYPFRDGSVLGRLRALIVNRRTWAECGYLLLKFPVGIGAFVFLVTGLTMSITFLATPVFYDEPGLRVGIFPADPVTLVPSLSIPWDNVLVGAEFVVTVSEWAVDSLADALLFSAIGAVLFLLTLNIVNLVAWLSRRYTRALLGDPAAVLDWLSSL; encoded by the coding sequence ATGCTTGTGCCAGCATCGTTGCCCTCCCTCCGATCTATCGTTGTCACGCCGTTGCAACCTCGGACCTACCTCCATCTCCTCTATCTCGGGTTGGCTTTTCCCTTCGGGATAGCGTACTTTGTCATCCTCGTTACGGGGTTTTCGATTGCAGTGCCGCTGACTGTCCTTATTATTGGCATACCGTTGTTCATCATGACATTACTTATTGTTCGAGGACTGGGTGCCGTTGAGCGTTTGCTCGCCAATCTCTTACTCGGTACTGACATCGCCGCGCCAACGTATCCGTTCCGGGACGGCAGCGTCCTAGGTCGCCTGCGAGCGCTCATAGTGAACCGTCGAACGTGGGCCGAGTGTGGCTATCTCCTATTGAAATTTCCTGTCGGTATCGGTGCTTTCGTGTTCCTCGTGACCGGACTGACAATGTCGATTACATTTCTTGCCACACCGGTGTTCTACGACGAACCCGGCTTGCGTGTCGGTATCTTTCCCGCTGACCCGGTCACGCTTGTGCCGTCACTGTCAATTCCGTGGGACAACGTGCTAGTTGGTGCGGAGTTCGTAGTCACAGTCAGTGAGTGGGCTGTCGACTCGTTGGCTGACGCGCTCTTGTTCTCGGCCATCGGCGCCGTCCTGTTTCTGCTAACGCTGAATATCGTCAACCTCGTGGCGTGGCTATCTCGTCGGTATACACGCGCCCTTTTGGGAGATCCAGCCGCGGTGTTGGATTGGCTCTCGAGCCTCTAG